Proteins co-encoded in one Oreochromis aureus strain Israel breed Guangdong linkage group 3, ZZ_aureus, whole genome shotgun sequence genomic window:
- the LOC116324331 gene encoding type-2 ice-structuring protein-like, with protein sequence MKWQSLQILSFFTEILNITMKLLVVSALFCAMMALTTAAALPAKEASNDTEVLLLTALEDEEAGSGMDSVLFTGEPHDMKPKKQCPNGWTEYCNRCFIYVFHAMSWAQAQRNCDFMKANLASVHTFEEYKFVQHLIFNSTHASQQTWLGGSDAQENGYWFWIDGTQFRYTNWCPGQPSNYYYEQCLQMNFGGHKCWDDAYCTKLLSSVCAKKI encoded by the exons ATGAAGTGGCAGTCGCTTCAGATCTTAAGTTTTTTCACAGAGATACTAAACATCACCATGAAGTTGCTGGTTGTGTCTGCACTTTTTTGTGCAATGATGGCTCTGACCACTGCTGCTG CTCTGCCAGCTAAAGAGGCCAGCAATGACACGGAGGTACTACTGCTCACAG CTCTTGAAGATGAAGAGGCCGGAAGTGGAATGGATTCAGTATTGTTTACAG gtgaaCCTCATGATATGAAGCCAAAAAAACAATGCCCCAATGGTTGGACAGAGTACTGCAACCGCTGTTTTATCTATGTTTTTCATGCCATGTCTTGGGCTCAGGCTCAG AGAAACTGTGACTTCATGAAAGCAAACCTTGCATCTGTACACACCTTTGAAGAGTACAAGTTTGTTCAGCACCTGATATTTAATTCCACACATGCAAGTCAACAGACATGGCTTGGAGGCTCAGATGCACAGGAG AATGGTTATTGGTTTTGGATTGATGGAACACAGTTCAGATACACAAACTGGTGTCCTGGACAGCCAAGCAACTATTATTATGAGCAATGCCTGCAGATGAATTTTGGAG GACACAAGTGTTGGGATGATGCATACTGTACCAAACTACTGTCATCTGTCTGCGCCAAGAAGATCTGA
- the LOC120439445 gene encoding ladderlectin-like, translating to MKLLIVSATICAVVALTTSTATKARNGTVVRPLTGKQCPRGWIKQFKQCFLYVSHALSWARAQRNCAQLKANLASVHSIMQYQFIQKLIFHATHANEEAWLGASDAQETGYWFWSDGTQFNYSDWCPGQPNNDYFTRERCLQINSSEKKCWDNKSCTNLLPSVCVKNIESFLGHSKA from the exons ATGAAGCTGCTGATTGTGTCTGCAACCATTTGTGCAGTTGTGGCTCTCACCACTTCTACTG CTACGAAGGCCAGGAATGGGACTGTGGTGCGACCACTCACAG GAAAACAATGTCCCCGCGGTTGGATAAAGCAgttcaaacaatgtttcctctATGTTTCTCATGCCCTGTCTTGGGCTCGGGCTCAG AGAAACTGTGCGCAACTGAAGGCAAACCTTGCATCTGTTCACAGCATCATGCAGTACCAGTTCATTCAGAAGCTGATATTTCATGCTACGCATGCGAATGAGGAAGCATGGCTAGGAGCCTCAGATGCACAAGAG ACTGGTTATTGGTTTTGGAGTGATGGAACACAGTTTAACTACTCAGATTGGTGTCCTGGACAGCCAAACAATGATTATTTTACCAGGGAGCGATGCCTGCAGATAAATTCTTCAG AAAAGAAGTGTTGGGATAATAAGAGCTGTACCAACCTCCTCCCATCTGTCTGTGTCAAGAACATCGAATCATTCCTGGGTCACAGCAAAGCATGA